From Bicyclus anynana chromosome 18, ilBicAnyn1.1, whole genome shotgun sequence, a single genomic window includes:
- the LOC112050018 gene encoding T-complex protein 1 subunit epsilon, protein MSMFPGTVAFDEFGRPFIILRDQENQKRLTGIDALKSHIQAARLIAGILRTSLGPRGLDKMMVSADGEVTVTNDGATILKLMDVDHEIGKLMVQLAQSQDDEIGDGTTGVVVLAGALLEQASALLDKGIHPIRIADGFEMAAATALAHLDNISEAFPVNKDTREHLIKVARTTLGSKVVVKCHQLMAEIAVDAILSVADLEKRDVNFELIKVEGKVGGRMEDSMLVRGVVIDKTMSHSQMPKVLKDVKLAILTCPFEPPKPKTKHKLQVASAEEYRDLRRYEHEKFVEIVRRVKDAGATLAICQWGFDDEANHLLLSEGLPAVRWVGGPEMELIAIATGGRIVPRFEELSPDKLGSCGLVRELTFGTSKDEMLVIEQCSNSRAVTVLMRGGNRMIVEEAKRSVHDALCIVRSLVQDSRVVYGGGAAEISCSLAVARAADKLSSLDQYAYRAFADALEAIPLALAENSGLSPIDTLSEVKARQAAENNSNLGVDCMSNDSNDMKAMNVIESLHSKKQQIALATQLVKMILKIDDVRSPADQ, encoded by the exons ATGTCGATGTTTCCGGGAACGGTGGCCTTTGACGAATTTGGCCGGCCGTTTATCATTTTAAGGGACCAGGAAAACCAAAAACGGCTAACCGGTATCGATGCTTTGAAG TCACACATTCAAGCTGCAAGGCTTATAGCTGGCATCCTACGTACATCATTGGGCCCGAGGGGCTTGGACAAGATGATGGTGTCTGCAGATGGTGAAGTGACAGTCACAAATGATGGGGCCACTATCCTCAAGTTGATGGATGTGGATCATGAGATTGGCAAGTTGATGGTGCAGCTTGCACAGAGTCAGGATGATGAGATTGGTGATGGAACCACTGGGGTGGTTGTACTGGCAG GTGCGTTGTTGGAACAAGCCTCAGCCCTGCTTGACAAGGGTATCCATCCTATCCGTATCGCCGATGGCTTCGAAATGGCTGCAGCGACAGCCCTAGCACATCTGGACAACATTAGTGAGGCCTTCCCAGTAAACAAGGACACAAGGGAGCATCTCATCAAAGTCGCCAGAACTACCCTCGGGAGCAAAGTTGTTGTGAAGTGTCATCAGTTGATGGCCGAGATTGCTGTTGAT GCAATTCTGTCAGTAGCAGACTTGGAGAAGCGTGATGTGAACTTTGAGCTGATCAAAGTGGAGGGCAAAGTGGGCGGTCGTATGGAGGACTCCATGCTGGTGCGAGGGGTGGTCATCGACAAGACCATGAGCCACTCGCAGATGCCCAAAGTGCTTAAG GATGTAAAGCTGGCCATTCTCACATGCCCGTTCGAGCCGCCCAAGCCCAAGACCAAGCACAAGCTGCAGGTGGCGTCCGCCGAGGAGTATCGCGACCTGCGCCGCTACGAGCACGAGAAGTTCGTAGAGATCGTGCGCAGGGTCAAG GATGCAGGAGCAACCCTGGCAATTTGCCAATGGGGCTTTGATGATGAGGCAAACCATCTCCTCTTGTCTGAGGGTTTACCAGCCGTGCGCTGGGTGGGAGGTCCCGAGATGGAGCTGATAGCCATAGCAACGGGGGGCAGGATTGTGCCACGGTTCGAGGAACTATCTCCGGACAAGCTGGGCTCTTGCGGACTGGTCAGAGAACTAA ctTTTGGTACATCAAAGGACGAGATGCTGGTGATAGAGCAGTGCTCCAACTCGCGCGCCGTCACCGTGCTGATGCGCGGCGGGAACCGCATGATCGTGGAGGAGGCCAAGCGCTCCGTGCACGACGCGCTGTGCATCGTGCGCAGCTTGGTGCAG GACTCGCGCGTGGTGtacggcggcggcgcggcggagATCTCGTGCTCGCTGGCGGTGGCGCGCGCGGCCGACAAGCTGTCGTCGCTGGACCAGTACGCCTACCGCGCCTTCGCCGACGCGCTGGAGGCCATCCCGCTCGCCTTGGCCGAGAACAG TGGTTTGTCTCCAATCGACACTCTGTCGGAAGTGAAGGCGCGGCAGGCGGCTGAGAACAACAGCAACCTCGGCGTCGACTGCATGAGCAACG atTCAAACGACATGAAAGCAATGAACGTGATAGAATCTCTGCACTCCAAGAAGCAACAGATCGCGCTCGCCACACAACTCGTCAAAATGATCCTCAAGATAGACGACGTGCGCTCGCCCGCCGACCAGTAG